One Roseimicrobium gellanilyticum genomic window carries:
- a CDS encoding SprT-like domain-containing protein, with translation MKTRLPARREARTLPILKQHLQEPPVVDADVSGNVEAEEEQEQEAGISMSPERRGRDAVLEKQARDWLDRLGLHEGAMKLRVEWNRKLRSTAGYAKWPMWKVELNPLLAEFPGQVDRTLKHELAHLIAYARAGRKRIDPHGKEWRKACADLGIPDESARHTLPLPRSKQTRNFTYQCPSCQVKVERVRKFQRHTACLACCRQHNHGRYDARFQFTLIGKKD, from the coding sequence GTGAAAACGCGGCTGCCGGCGCGTCGGGAGGCGAGGACGTTGCCCATTTTGAAGCAGCACCTGCAGGAGCCGCCGGTGGTGGATGCGGATGTTTCTGGGAATGTCGAGGCAGAGGAGGAGCAGGAGCAAGAGGCGGGCATCTCCATGTCCCCCGAGCGTCGTGGCCGTGATGCAGTGCTGGAGAAGCAGGCTCGCGACTGGCTGGACCGGCTGGGGCTGCATGAGGGGGCGATGAAGTTACGCGTGGAGTGGAATCGCAAGCTCCGCAGCACTGCTGGATATGCGAAGTGGCCCATGTGGAAGGTGGAGCTGAACCCGCTCCTGGCGGAGTTCCCCGGACAGGTGGACCGCACGCTGAAGCATGAGCTGGCCCACCTCATCGCCTACGCACGGGCGGGGCGGAAGCGCATCGACCCGCATGGGAAGGAATGGCGGAAGGCATGTGCGGATCTCGGCATCCCCGACGAATCCGCCCGGCATACCCTGCCGCTTCCCCGGTCGAAGCAGACGCGGAATTTCACCTACCAGTGCCCTTCCTGTCAGGTCAAAGTGGAGCGCGTGAGGAAGTTCCAGCGCCACACGGCCTGCCTCGCGTGCTGCCGGCAGCACAACCATGGCCGGTACGACGCCCGTTTCCAGTTCACGTTGATTGGGAAAAAGGACTGA
- the epsC gene encoding serine O-acetyltransferase EpsC, translating to MDCRQEEIVTGLLKSYQEIGGINHLDCANLPSKHVIATLCDDLLHLLFPGFYSEEAVSSDELPLAANELVANVRSQLSEEIGHSLRYKNGDGSASKTQAQDYCCKFLSKLPEVRRVLQTDVEAAYEGDPAARSYEEIILAYPGLEAIAIQRAAHELYKMGVPLIPRMMTEWVHSRTGIDIHPGAQIGTHFFIDHGTGVVIGETCVIGNRVKLYHGVTLGARSFAKDDKGNPVKGIKRHPNVEDNVTIYPNVTVLGGDTTIGARSTIGANVFLMHSIAPDTLLAVGDQDFRMLDKSKKRAS from the coding sequence ATGGATTGCCGTCAGGAAGAAATCGTCACGGGACTGCTCAAGTCCTACCAGGAAATTGGTGGCATCAATCATCTCGACTGTGCAAACCTGCCGTCGAAGCATGTCATCGCGACCTTGTGCGACGACCTCCTGCACCTGCTCTTCCCCGGATTCTACTCGGAGGAGGCGGTCTCCAGCGATGAACTGCCCCTGGCGGCCAATGAGCTGGTGGCCAATGTGCGCTCGCAACTGAGCGAGGAAATCGGCCACAGTCTGCGCTACAAGAACGGTGACGGCTCCGCGAGCAAGACACAGGCGCAGGACTACTGCTGCAAGTTCCTCTCGAAGCTTCCTGAGGTGCGCCGCGTGTTGCAGACGGACGTGGAGGCCGCATATGAGGGCGACCCGGCGGCACGCAGCTATGAGGAAATCATCCTCGCGTACCCCGGCCTGGAGGCCATCGCCATCCAGCGTGCCGCGCATGAGCTGTACAAGATGGGCGTGCCGCTCATCCCGCGCATGATGACGGAGTGGGTGCATAGCCGCACCGGCATCGACATCCACCCCGGTGCGCAGATTGGCACGCATTTCTTCATCGATCACGGTACCGGCGTCGTCATCGGCGAGACGTGTGTGATTGGCAATCGCGTGAAGCTCTACCACGGCGTCACCCTCGGTGCGCGCAGCTTTGCCAAGGATGACAAGGGCAACCCCGTGAAGGGCATCAAGCGCCACCCGAATGTGGAGGACAACGTGACCATCTACCCGAACGTGACTGTACTCGGTGGTGATACCACCATCGGCGCGCGCAGCACGATTGGGGCGAATGTCTTCCTCATGCACAGCATCGCGCCGGATACGCTGCTTGCCGTGGGTGACCAGGACTTCCGCATGCTGGACAAGTCAAAGAAGCGGGCGAGCTAG
- a CDS encoding alpha-1,4-glucan--maltose-1-phosphate maltosyltransferase: MESSVRTAHAPTCVIENFFPDLGAENYLIKRVIGEPLDVFADVFTDGHVILCAVLKWRPAGSSRWYEANMKSLENDRWTGQCTFPKAGRWEYVVEAWADEWLTWKKHFKAKYDANDPELGIEAREGALLLDGAAQRARAAGASDTAVEITQLAEMLRVLPPSELIEILLAPALQAILDRHQDRSLSTISRGFRVIVERERARFSAWYEFFPRSAEGRGDKHSTFRDCLPRLDDAKDMGFNIIYFPPIHPIGVSNRKGKNNTLKAYPGDVGSPWAIGSAEGGHRAIEPALGTMEDFQWLLQEARNRGLEIALDFAINCSPDHPYVAEHPEWFYQREDGSIRYAENPPKKYQDIYPLNFHNPNWKALWRELIDVVQYWVSHGVKIFRVDNPHTKPVSFWETLIAEIHAKDPDVIFLAEAFTKPRMMQALGKIGFSQSYTYFTWREEKQGLTQYATELSAGEMKHYYRGNFWPNTPDILPYPLQNAPASAFKIRAALAALLMPSWGMYSGYEFCESKPLPGREEYLDSEKFQLAWRDWNSPNNIKGFIREVNCARNEHRALQLYDNLSFHNAEHNEVIAFSKVTPDWSNRMLAIININPHSSASTMVHLDMAALGLPHDRPYQVHDVLHGNSYTWQGSSNFVHLDPNATFMHLFRVEV, encoded by the coding sequence ATGGAGTCCTCTGTCCGCACCGCTCACGCCCCCACCTGCGTTATTGAGAATTTCTTCCCCGACCTCGGGGCGGAGAACTACCTCATCAAGCGTGTCATCGGCGAGCCGCTGGATGTCTTCGCAGATGTCTTCACGGACGGCCATGTCATCCTCTGCGCAGTGCTGAAGTGGCGACCCGCCGGCAGCAGCCGCTGGTATGAGGCGAATATGAAGTCGCTGGAGAATGACCGCTGGACCGGTCAGTGCACCTTCCCCAAGGCAGGCCGCTGGGAGTATGTGGTGGAGGCTTGGGCAGATGAGTGGCTCACGTGGAAGAAGCATTTCAAGGCGAAGTACGATGCGAATGACCCGGAGCTGGGTATCGAAGCCCGCGAGGGGGCTCTGCTGCTGGACGGTGCCGCTCAGCGTGCCCGTGCCGCAGGCGCCTCAGACACCGCGGTGGAAATCACCCAGCTCGCCGAGATGCTCCGTGTGCTGCCGCCTTCGGAGTTGATTGAGATTCTGCTCGCCCCTGCGCTGCAAGCCATCCTGGACCGGCATCAGGACCGCAGCCTCAGCACCATTTCACGCGGGTTCCGCGTCATCGTGGAGCGGGAGCGCGCCCGCTTCTCCGCGTGGTATGAGTTCTTCCCCCGCAGTGCCGAGGGTAGGGGGGACAAGCACAGCACCTTCCGCGATTGCCTTCCCCGGCTCGATGACGCGAAGGACATGGGCTTTAACATCATCTACTTCCCACCGATTCACCCCATTGGCGTCAGCAATCGCAAGGGGAAGAACAATACGCTCAAGGCGTATCCCGGCGATGTGGGCTCCCCGTGGGCCATTGGCTCCGCAGAGGGCGGGCATCGCGCCATTGAGCCCGCGCTCGGCACCATGGAGGACTTCCAGTGGCTGCTGCAGGAGGCGCGGAATCGCGGCCTGGAGATCGCGCTCGACTTCGCCATCAATTGCTCACCAGACCACCCGTATGTGGCCGAGCATCCGGAGTGGTTCTACCAGCGCGAGGATGGCTCCATTCGCTACGCGGAGAATCCGCCAAAGAAGTACCAGGACATTTACCCGCTGAACTTCCACAACCCAAACTGGAAGGCGCTGTGGCGTGAGCTCATCGACGTGGTGCAGTACTGGGTGAGCCATGGCGTGAAAATCTTCCGCGTGGATAATCCGCACACGAAGCCGGTTTCCTTTTGGGAGACCCTCATTGCTGAGATTCATGCGAAGGACCCCGACGTCATCTTCCTGGCCGAGGCCTTCACGAAGCCGCGCATGATGCAGGCGCTTGGGAAGATTGGCTTCAGCCAGAGCTACACCTATTTCACCTGGCGCGAGGAGAAGCAGGGGCTCACCCAGTATGCCACCGAGCTCAGTGCCGGGGAGATGAAGCACTACTACCGTGGGAACTTCTGGCCAAATACGCCGGACATCCTGCCGTACCCGCTGCAGAATGCGCCTGCGTCTGCCTTCAAGATTCGTGCTGCACTCGCGGCGCTGCTCATGCCGAGCTGGGGCATGTACTCCGGCTACGAATTCTGTGAGAGCAAGCCGCTGCCTGGTCGTGAGGAGTATCTGGACTCGGAGAAGTTCCAGCTCGCGTGGCGCGATTGGAATTCGCCAAACAACATCAAGGGCTTCATCCGTGAAGTGAACTGTGCCCGCAATGAGCACCGCGCGCTGCAGCTCTACGACAACCTCAGCTTCCACAATGCGGAGCACAATGAGGTGATTGCCTTCAGCAAGGTGACGCCCGACTGGTCGAACCGCATGCTGGCCATCATCAATATCAATCCGCACAGCTCCGCCTCCACCATGGTGCACCTGGACATGGCCGCGCTCGGCCTGCCGCACGACCGGCCCTACCAGGTGCATGATGTGCTCCACGGGAACAGCTACACCTGGCAAGGCAGCTCAAATTTTGTGCACCTTGATCCGAACGCCACCTTCATGCACCTTTTCCGCGTGGAAGTGTGA